A window from Athalia rosae chromosome 5, iyAthRosa1.1, whole genome shotgun sequence encodes these proteins:
- the LOC105684058 gene encoding serine/threonine-protein kinase ATR isoform X1, translating into MNSGSTAEVSHNGDSNVAAAETVWRVINNPLVAILSDLKDPTAERTIQVILDSILRGSANLTNILVPPQGVGENYDNIQKQYTAFTTWLFGTMFYISSAPFGKEVLASSLEVQTCMLRILARHYIVNFDVVSSELIDILYEILAFEETCTPGEHIRLAKFHTEPGVIQNLELVSSPLCIQENRLHLIQISITKVILETGVALWNQTRLWDISLKMMVNSAPDIKFMALEIFTQIIERSIITPTEQYEVIMRITEIVKLIPTWKSLGKLSPEVDTNWVEKFINFIGVIDCSPSVTSLCFDILDLTIFNNLNGFESLTKAACSKITSYLKDNPMIFTPEEITRCAKYLKNWPGFLEVMQPMVLNELMNSSPTQRPSISPSSKMWNVLLNIFLDKLSEKKFDDTLNILKCSSWLDSCLAQSNKEGVFYGAEIKRVAATFVKELDSKSDVDTVIIFENIIQLCRHSEFKNTELNNVLLESLPRIGSSSTKLSKQIVAACQSLDMVTRIKCLDTLCEFGDSEKRIPLIKACVTSGSIELAVAGIRNLMFAVGMGKGYSLGLILEILSLAAASGNEELRLTASKYTGGLLCLLSGSGIVKKIFRQEDAEAAWTINCVDCDESTVSEHSEKKTVPPEVERFLSLQFQFFPKMSANQRLLVSHTFPSFSNHTKFFKSNAAAKVWLPFIKDENHKVRANVGKAIISVIEDKVKSQKPSPKISQDFKEFQALVLETLTVALEAVLESPDLNLHILIIEIAQKIASFRDHLHLMEQSMLNIFLLTILHTNSNSIAVSTAVAAFQEISACNETTPKLLYHRYKKGFLDLMIDVAVRNCVNHGYNLASSFHRAAKCVGYQGSRQLLHKDANYALCTLIPWVVRHPQVRTLCSDMADLITKDEKDMFIEYFQYICPHVLLTEDEQIAKECFLLVENITNISVCDLMRRSFMGIFSELMLHFHLRTIDVINHLEVLSQFDMEYEGKFDTRENIAAYLKPRLHGVLVNLDSNLSARSDQSVQQLALGSLSVLMEFMGPIHLTPLRFKVLGTLRTSLNFNRPGFQQLICDAWDSFLHNISVEDLGPLIPTIFISLATLLERCPEETSAMMEYLVIKCEKEATGFISELFFIDDLNVPEKIVAVVKRHIREARPHSFEDNLSMWLKRTTHETHEIRLKALIYMKKFLADSRSPLNEMILSGSVVHPLIVQLLDTLLVGCRDKDENVRLASGECLGELGAVEPSLLPRRIQSKDDANFIFEINVDFACLALTYLVRAFQSQKNTQSMGCFALAIQEILKTYSISPDGDNREYWEQFPNTVQQMIHPFLSSHYKITAIKDDNEYPHPIYGSEEGSTFDKWSYNWMCSMSDSVHESTLKNMIAACRPAFRRDVKTLILFIPYVVSHIVANGNQEECVKIGEEMLAVINVSEQTSVDKELLDRRPLRYQSESTTHSTRISDEDKRIHCSQVVFSILDHLQRWLRERRLNKDQKYQFIKSFCETFNSLALAKGCYRTQEYHRALMYLEDHMVSSNQGLTESMETSLLAKIYAQLEEPDGISGILATQDEVPTLQQLVLAHEVSGQLQDAATCYERLAQGQKVKPKYLQGMVQCYIGLDHPFTATNITEGILNNRPELGPLIADEEVFWRLSDFSQLDDMARNTAKKSLLDGLATGQPPDFLPIKRRLVSLLGAAARQGAYQQSYPQIMKLHILNEFEKAISKMLVDPEQLPSIFKEWEMRGELVRASRGVEAVLSMRRATLDLAVQLQRQTTGLENSTLKQEIGKIWLKSAKIARKSRLYQQAYMYILSASENCPPQELYIEQAQLYWQKGCQEEAFTTLKRCFANCFQPSAHYKQMPPDTCVEERRQCARAKLLYAKYNDETLNVDTDGNICNYKEAIEVWRVWEKSLLSCARYFESIVHRMTHDDRDTKSGRDLQVHMMNYYGKSLQYGCKYVHQSMPRMLTIWLDYASRVQAASGDTRTRQETLVKMTKLVEVYLERLPTFMWLTAFSQLVSRICHPCREVQNTLCSILVKLISAYPQHCLWMMGSVFKSSYPVRQKRCQEIFNHPTLQSPQHTKLIQDLNRLWERLIELSNKAIPEGTKTTSVSSLSKYLPRLLASSDFGEIMIPTTRFRQLHLPSKVTPSDAHDPFPTQWAHIVGIDDKVVVMPSLQRPRRIALRGSDGREYLFMCKPKDDLRRDFRLMEFNDIVNKYLQKDPESRQRRLYIRTYSVVPLNEECGLIEWIHNLVGFRPILLEFYKERGTYMTARELKARTCGLQEPLEKKRRVFLEVLLPRHPPVLGEWFRLTFPDPYGWYEARTAYIRTTAVMSMVGYILGLGDRHGENILFDSKCGDCVHVDFNCLFNRGEFFDWPERVPFRLTNNMVEAMGPLKFEGPFRRSCQTTMRVLREQATTLVSVLTPFVYDPLVSWNKRQPDAGEKTNEKAVEHIKNIEQRLKGLLRSQGKKLENIALNLSVEGQTNHLILEATNVDNLCQMYMGWGPYL; encoded by the exons ATGAACAGTGGCAGTACTGCAGAAGTTTCCCATAACGGCGATAG CAACGTTGCAGCTGCTGAGACAGTATGGCGAGTCATAAACAATCCTCTCGTGGCAATATTGTCCGATCTCAAAGACCCCACGGCAGAGAGAACGATCCAAGTAATCTTGGATTCCATTTTACGAGGGTCTGCAAACCTGACTAATATTTTAGTACCTCCTCAAGGAGTTGGAGAAAACTATGACAACATTCAGAAACAATACACAG CTTTTACAACATGGCTTTTTGGAACCATGTTTTACATATCCAGCGCGCCATTCGGTAAAGAAGTTCTGGCTAGCAGTTTGGAAGTTCAGACTTGTATGCTGCGCATATTGGCACGACATTATATTGTTAATTTTGATGTAGTATCTTCTGAACTAATAGATATTCTTTATG AAATATTAGCGTTCGAAGAAACTTGCACACCTGGTGAACACATAAGGCTTGCAAAGTTTCACACTGAACCCGGTGTCATTCAAAACTTAGAACTTGTATCCTCACCTCTATGTATACAAGAAAACAGACTGCATTTGATACAGATTTCCATAACAAAG GTGATCCTTGAAACTGGTGTTGCTTTGTGGAACCAGACAAGGTTGTGGGATATCAGCCTTAAAATGATGGTGAATTCTGCTCCAGACATTAAATTTATGgcacttgaaattttcacgcaGATTATTGAGCGGTCGATAATAACACCTACG GAACAATACGAAGTTATCATGCGAATCACAGAAATTGTTAAACTCATTCCTACCTGGAAAAGTCTCGGCAAATTATCGCCTGAAGTGGATACAAATTGGGTAGAAAagtttatcaatttcatcggCGTCATTGATTGCTCTCCATCTGTAACAAGTCTGTGCTTTGACATACTCGATTTAACAATATTCAATAACTTGAATG GCTTTGAGAGTCTAACAAAAGCAGCCtgttcaaaaatcacaagctACTTGAAGGATAATCCCATGATTTTTACGCCAGAAGAAATAACCAGATGTgctaaatatttaaaaaattggccc ggtTTTCTTGAGGTCATGCAACCCATGGTGTTGAACGAACTCATGAATTCCAGTCCTACTCAACGACCGAGTATCAGTCCGTCCAGCAAGATGTGGAATGTTTTATTAAACATTTTCCTCGATAAActgtcggaaaaaaaatttgacgatacTCTCAATATCCTGAAGTGTTCGAGCTGGTTGGATTCTTGTTTAGCCCAATCGAATAAGGAAGGCGTTTTTTACGGGGCTGAGATAAAACGCGTAGCCGCAACCTTCGTTAAAGAACTTGATTCGAAATCAGACGTGGATACCGTCATAATTTTCGAGAATATCATTCAATTGTGCAGACACAGCGAATTCAAGAATACAGAACTCAACAACGTTCTGTTAGAGTCTCTGCCTCGCATCGGTTCCTCTTCCACAAAGTTATCCAAGCAAATCGTCGCTGCTTGCCAATCTCTGGATATGGTTACAAGAATAAAGTGTTTGGATACACTCTGCGAATTCGGTGATAGCGAAAAACGTATTCCGTTGATCAAAGCTTGCGTTACTAGCGGCAGTATCGAATTGGCAGTTGCTGGTAttcg TAATCTCATGTTCGCTGTGGGAATGGGAAAAGGATATTCTCTGGGTTTGATTCTGGAAATACTGAGTCTGGCCGCAGCTTCGGGAAACGAAGAGCTGCGGCTCACAGCCTCAAAGTATACGGGTGGACTGCTGTGCTTACTTTCTGGATCTGGAAtagtcaaaaaaatttttcgacaagAAGACGCCGAAGCCGCGTGGACGATAAATTGTGtagattgcgacgaatcgacCGTCTCTGAGCATTCcgagaaaaaaactgtacCTCCCGAAGTTGAGAGATTTCTGAGCTtacagtttcaattttttccaaagatgtCAGCTAATCAGCGTTTACTCGTATCTCATActtttccgtcattttcgaaCCACACGAAGTTCTTCAAGAGCAACGCAGCTGCAAAAGTCTGGCTACCGTTCATCAAGGATGAAAATCACAAAGTCCGGGCAAACGTTGGAAAAGCCATCATATCTGTGATCGAAGACAAAGTGAAATCACAGAAACCGTCTCCAAAAATATCACAAGATTTCAAAGAGTTTCAAGCATTGGTACTCGAGACATTGACGGTAGCGCTAGAAGCTGTTCTAGAATCTCCAGATCTCAATTTACACATTCTGATAATTGAAATCGCCCAGAAAATTGCCAG TTTCAGGGACCATCTTCACCTCATGGAACAATCGATGCTCAACATATTTCTACTGACGATTCTCCACACGAATTCAAATTCCATAGCCGTTTCAACGGCCGTTGCCGCTTTCCAGGAAATTTCCGCCTGCAACGAAACGACCCCGAAGCTTTTATACCATCGCTATAAAAAGGGGTTTTTGGAC CTGATGATAGACGTGGCTGTTCGTAATTGCGTCAATCACGGCTACAATTTAGCGAGCTCCTTTCACAGGGCCGCGAAATGTGTGGGATATCAGGGCTCCCGTCAACTTTTGCACAAAGATGCAAACTACGCTCTTTGCACCCTCATCCCTTGGGTCGTGAGACACCCGCAAGTCAGGACTCTCTGCAGCGACATGGCTGACCTTATTACAAAAGACGAGAAGGACATGTTCATCGAGTACTTTCAGTACATTTGTCCTCACGTGTTGCTCACCGAGGATGAACAAATTGCCAAGGAATGTTTCCTTCTGGTGGAAAATATCACGAACATCAGCGTCTGCGATCTGATGCGCAGATCATTTATG GGTATATTCAGCGAGTTGATGCTCCATTTTCATTTACGGACGATCGACGTTATCAATCATCTAGAAGTCTTGTCCCAGTTCGACATGGAATACGAGGGGAAATTCGACACGCGTGAAAACATC GCAGCTTATCTCAAACCAAGACTCCACGGAGTTCTGGTCAATCTGGACAGCAATCTCAGTGCAAGATCCGATCAATCGGTCCAGCAGCTGGCCTTGGGATCGCTGTCTGTTCTCATGGAATTCATGGGACCGATCCATCTCACCCCTTTGCGATTCAAAGTCCTCGGGACTCTGCGTACATCCCTGAATTTCAACAGACCTGGATTTCAGCAATTGATTTGCGACGCCTGGGATTCTTTTTTGCACaa TATATCGGTGGAAGACTTGGGTCCGTTGATTCCAACGATATTCATATCGCTTGCAACACTTCTCGAACGTTGTCCCGAGGAAACGAGCGCTATGATGGAGTATCTGGTGATCAAATGCGAGAAAGAAGCAACCGGATTCATATCTGAGCTATTTTTTATAGACGATTTGAATGTCCCCGAAAAAATCGTTGCGGTCGTCAAACGCCACATACGGGAAGCGCG GCCCCACAGTTTCGAGGATAATTTGAGCATGTGGTTGAAACGGACTACGCACGAAACGCACGAAATACGTTTGAAGGCTCTGatttatatgaaaaaattcttggcCGACTCCCGCAGTCCTCTGAACGAGATGATACTGAGCGGGAGCGTCGTTCATCCGCTCATTGTTCAG CTTCTCGACACTCTGTTGGTCGGCTGTCGAGACAAAGATGAAAACGTTCGACTAGCCTCCGGAGAATGCCTAGGAGAATTGGGCGCTGTCGAACCAAGTCTCTTACCCCGAAGGATACAGTCGAAAG ATGATGCGAATTtcatatttgaaataaatgtaGACTTCGCTTGCCTCGCTCTCACCTATTTAGTTCGAGCATTCCAGTCGCAGAAAAACACCCAGAGCATGGGCTGTTTCGCTTTGGCTATACAAGAAATTCTGAAGACTTACAGCATATCTCCGGACGGTGATAACAGAGAATACTGGGAGCAGTTCCCGAATACGGTTCAGCAAATGATACATCCTTTCTTGAGCTCTCATTACAAAATCACCGCTATCAAAGACGACAATGAATATCCGCATCCCATCTACGG TTCTGAGGAGGGATCAACGTTCGACAAGTGGTCTTACAACTGGATGTGCAGTATGTCCGACAGCGTTCACGaatcgacgttgaaaaatatgatagCAGCTTGCAGGCCGGCTTTCCGACGAGACGTCAAAACTCTGATATTATTCATCCCTTACGTCGTAT CACACATTGTGGCCAACGGAAACCAGGAAGAATGCGTAAAAATAGGGGAGGAAATGTTAGCTGTAATAAATGTCAGCGAGCAGACATCCGTTGACAAGGAACTCCTTGACCGAAGACCGCTTCGCTATCAATCGGAATCGACTACCCACAGCACCAGGATCTCCGACGAGGACAAACGAATTCATTGTTCTCAG GTCGTTTTCTCGATTCTCGATCACTTGCAAAGATGGTTACGAGAAAGGCGGTTGAACAAGGACCAGAAATACCAGTTCATAAAAT CTTTCTGCGAGACCTTCAACAGCCTGGCCCTGGCGAAAGGTTGTTACCGAACGCAAGAATATCACCGGGCGTTGATGTACCTGGAGGATCACATGGTCTCCAGTAATCAAGGACTCACAGAATCCATGGAAACTAGTTTACTCGCG aaaatatacGCCCAGCTCGAAGAGCCCGACGGTATTTCGGGTATCCTCGCGACTCAGGACGAAGTCCCGACTCTGCAGCAACTGGTACTGGCTCACGAAGTCAGCGGGCAACTGCAa GACGCTGCCACCTGCTACGAGAGATTAGCTCAAGGTCAAAAGGTGAAGCCAAAATATCTGCAAGGTATGGTGCAGTGTTACATCGGTCTCGATCATCCGTTCACCGCGACCAATATCACCGAGGGAATTCTCAACAACAG GCCCGAATTGGGACCCCTGATAGCGGATGAGGAGGTTTTCTGGCGCTTATCGGATTTCTCGCAGCTGGACGACATGGCGAGAAACACGGCGAAGAAATCGCTGCTCGACGGACTGGCCACCGGACAACCGCCCGATTTTCTACCGATCAAAAGGAGGCTCGTCTCTCTCCTGGGTGCAGCGGCCCGACAAGGTGCCTACCAGCAAAGCTATCCCCAAATAATGAA GTTGCACATACTGAACGAATTCGAAAAAGCCATTTCCAAAATGCTCGTCGATCCCGAACAACTGCCGTCGATATTCAAAGAGTGGGAGATGCGGGGGGAACTCGTCAGAGCTTCGCGCGGCGTCGAGGCCGTTCTCAGTATGCGGAGGGCGACCCTCGACCTAGCCGTTCAACTCCAACGGCAGACTACGGGCCTCGAAAATTCCACGTTGAAACAGGAGATCGGCAAGATATGGCTGAAAAGCGCGAAAATAGCGAGGAA ATCGCGGTTGTACCAGCAGGCGTACATGTACATTTTGTCCGCGAGCGAGAACTGCCCGCCTCAAGAATTGTACATAGAACAGGCACAGCTGTACTGGCAAAAGGGATGCCAGGAGGAAGCCTTCACCACCCTCAAGAGATGCTTCGCCAATTGTTTCCAACCCTCCGCTCATTACAAACAGATGCCACCGGATACATGCGTGGAAGAGAGGAGACAGTGCGCCAGG GCCAAACTCCTGTACGCTAAATATAACGACGAAACGTTGAACGTTGACACGGATGGTAATATTTGCAACTACAAAGAGGCCATCGAGGTTTGGAGGGTATGGGAAAAAAGTTTACTATCTTGCGCTCGTTACTTCGAGTCGATCGTCCACAGGATGACCCACGACGACAGGGACACCAAGAGCGGAAG GGATTTGCAAGTTCACATGATGAATTATTACGGCAAATCGTTGCAGTACGGGTGCAAATACGTTCATCAGTCGATGCCTAGAATGCTCACGATCTGGCTGGATTACGCGTCTCGTGTCCAAGCAGCGAGCGGTGATACGAGGACTCGTCAGGAGACTCTTGTGAAAATGACGAAGCTCGTCG AGGTGTACCTGGAAAGACTTCCCACGTTTATGTGGCTAACGGCTTTCAGCCAATTAGTATCGAGGATTTGTCATCCGTGCCGTGAAGTGCAGAACACATTGTGCTCGATTTTGGTTAAACTGATATCCGCTTATCCTCAACATTGCTTGTGGATGATGGGCTCCGTTTTCAAG tcctCTTATCCCGTCAGGCAAAAACGATGCCAGGAAATCTTCAATCACCCAACCCTGCAGTCCCCACAACACACCAAGTTGATACAAGACTTGAACAGGCTTTGGGAGCGACTCATAGAGCTGTCCAACAAAGCCATACCTGAA GGCACCAAGACCACGAGCGTTTCATCCCTTTCCAAGTACTTGCCGAGGTTGTTGGCGTCCTCGGATTTCGGTGAAATCATGATACCCACCACGAGATTCAGGCAGCTTCATCTACCTTCGAAAGTCACGCCGTCCGATGCCCACGATCCCTTTCCAAC GCAATGGGCCCATATCGTCGGCATCGACGACAAGGTGGTAGTGATGCCGTCGCTCCAAAGACCGCGAAGGATAGCGCTACGCGGATCGGACGGCAGGGAATACCTGTTCATGTGCAAACCGAAGGACGATCTGCGACGCGACTTCAGACTCATGGAGTTCAACGACATCGTCAACAAGTACCTGCAAAAGGATCCCGAGTCACGTCAGAGGCGACTCTACATTCGCACATAC AGCGTCGTCCCGTTGAACGAGGAATGCGGACTGATAGAATGGATTCATAACTTGGTCGGATTTCGACCGATACTTTTGGAATTTTACAAAGAACGGGGCACCTACATGACCGCGCGAGAACTGAAAGCGAGGACGTGCG GTCTGCAGGAGCCCTTGGAGAAGAAGCGTCGAGTCTTTCTCGAGGTACTTTTGCCCCGGCATCCCCCGGTGCTCGGCGAATGGTTCCGTCTAACGTTCCCCGATCCTTACGGATG GTACGAGGCGCGAACGGCGTACATCAGGACTACGGCGGTGATGTCGATGGTCGGCTACATACTGGGCCTGGGCGATCGTcacggtgaaaatattctgTTCGACTCGAAGTGCGGCGACTGCGTCCACGTGGATTTCAACTGTTTGTTCAACAGG GGTGAATTTTTCGACTGGCCGGAACGCGTCCCTTTCCGTCTGACGAACAACATGGTCGAGGCCATGGGGCCGTTGAAGTTCGAAGGACCGTTCAGAAGGTCATGCCAGACCACCATGAGAGTCCTGAGGGAGCAGGCGACCACGTTGGTCAGCGTCCTCACCCCCTTCGTCTACGACCCTTTGGTCAGTTGGAACAAACGACAGCCGGACGCGGGAGAGAAGACAAACGAAAAA GCGGTGGAGCacataaaaaatatcgaacagCGTTTGAAGGGTCTGCTGAGATCCCAGGGAAAAAAGTTGGAGAATATCGCTCTGAATCTGAGCGTGGAGGGGCAGACCAATCACCTCATTCTCGAAGCAACGAACGTCGATAACCTCTGCCAAATGTACATGGGATGGGGACCTTacttgtga